The Abditibacteriaceae bacterium sequence AGACGCGCGCGGTTTCTGCGCCCCAGGTCTTTTCGGGCACAAGGCGCAATCCCATCGCGCACGTTTCCAGCGGCACCAAAACCAGACGCTGATAGTTTTCGCACTCGTTATGCACGACATTCCAACGCCCGCTTTCATCGAGCGCTTCCAACCGGAACGCACGCACAAGCGACGACGGCACACGACATTCGTTGCGCTGCGGATAAGCGCACGGCATTCGCTTCTCGTGATTAAGGTTGCTGTCGAAGACCAAACGCACGCCGCCAATCTGTTGCGGCGTGTCCCAACGAAATTCAATCGACGAATCGAGAGCGACAGAAACGCCGTGCGATTCATCTTCGCGGTCGCGGTCGTGACCGTCGCGTAGAACTGATGCGTCTTCGCCATTGGCTGTTATGCATGCGTTTTGCGCCAGAGCCGAAACTTCGCGCTTTTTGCCGGGTAGCCAGCAATCATCGTCTATTAAGATGCGCTGCAATTCTTGCAGTTTTTCGCCCGAACTTAATTCACGCGGCGTGCAATCGTGTGCGATGCACAGTGCGGCGGCGGTTCCGGCGGCTTGTCCAAGAATCGCGCAGGTCGCCATGACGCGCGTGGACGAAAGCGCCGCGTGCGTCACCGAAATATTGCGGCCCGCAAACAACAGGTTGGGGACATTGCGCGAATACAAACAGCGGAGCGGAATGCCATAAGGCGAAGGCGCGTGATGGAAAATCGTCGGTGCACCGGGATAGTAAACGCCTGCCGGATGATGATCGTCCATGCTCCAGCCGCCATAGGCGACGATGTCTTCAAACTTGCCTTCGGCACGCACATCGTGTTGCGTCAGCACGTGATCGCCGATGAAACGACGGTTTTCGCGTTTGCCCGGCAAACTGCCAATCCATTCGATGTCCCAATTAGCTGCCTTGTCACGTTCGGGGGCGCGGTTCTTGATGTAATCCCACACGCCGTAGGTAACCTTCATCAATTCATCGCGGATGGCCTCAGCGTCTTTGACGGTATCCTGCAAACCACCGACTTCAATCCACCACCAGTTGGTGCCGTTGACGCCACTCATGCGGTGTTCGACATCTTCATCTGAGTTGAATTTATACGCCCATTTCGGCGCAATGAACGTTTGCGGCTCGTCAGTGCGGCGGAGCTGCAGCAGCAAGGTGTTGCCCATCGTTTTGGCGTCGCTCTGGGCGGGCTGGATGTCCTCGCCAAATTCATCGCGCGCTTCGCGTCCGGCGCGTGCTTCGGCAGGTGTAAGCGCCGCAAGAATACTATCGCCCGAACAGTCGATGAAATTTTTGGCGCGAATCGTGTGAAAGGTTTGCGAAGTGAGCTGCCACGCCTCGATTTGGCGGATGCGCTCGCCGTCCATCTCGGCGCCCAGACAAGAGCAGTTGAGAAACATT is a genomic window containing:
- a CDS encoding FAD-dependent oxidoreductase; protein product: MNQQFSLHRETHDFDVCVIGGGMAGICAAIASARNGARTALVHDRAVFGGNASSEVRMWICGAHGKHNKETGILEEIQLENQRRNPTLNFSIWDSVLYEKVRFQPNLEMFLNCSCLGAEMDGERIRQIEAWQLTSQTFHTIRAKNFIDCSGDSILAALTPAEARAGREARDEFGEDIQPAQSDAKTMGNTLLLQLRRTDEPQTFIAPKWAYKFNSDEDVEHRMSGVNGTNWWWIEVGGLQDTVKDAEAIRDELMKVTYGVWDYIKNRAPERDKAANWDIEWIGSLPGKRENRRFIGDHVLTQHDVRAEGKFEDIVAYGGWSMDDHHPAGVYYPGAPTIFHHAPSPYGIPLRCLYSRNVPNLLFAGRNISVTHAALSSTRVMATCAILGQAAGTAAALCIAHDCTPRELSSGEKLQELQRILIDDDCWLPGKKREVSALAQNACITANGEDASVLRDGHDRDREDESHGVSVALDSSIEFRWDTPQQIGGVRLVFDSNLNHEKRMPCAYPQRNECRVPSSLVRAFRLEALDESGRWNVVHNECENYQRLVLVPLETCAMGLRLVPEKTWGAETARVFGFEPVEKLNAKIPTVPEGISFAEVRARFSAEDFAPPENGLENDKRITHGA